From the Actinopolymorpha singaporensis genome, the window ACCCGACCATCCCGTGGGAGCTGGGCCGGGTCGTCGGCCGTGGGCCCGCCCACGACCCGCTGGCCGCCGTACGCCGCCCCGACGACCCGCCGTTCGACGTCTTCCTGTCCGGCACGGTGTTCCTCGACATCATCTTCACCGGCCTGGCCGGCCCGCCCACCAGCGGAACCGAGATCTACACCGACGGAATGGGCTGCTCCCCCGGTGGCGTCGCCAACCTCGCGATCGCGCTGTCCCGGCTCGGGCTGCGTACCTCCCTCGCCGCGGCGTTCGGGCACGACGTGTACGGCGCATTCTGCCGGCGCACCCTCGAGCAGCAGGAGGACGTCGACCTCACGGCCTCGCGGGAGTTCCCCCACTGGCACTCGCCGGTCACGGTGTCCCTCGCCTACCAGGCCGATCGCAGCCTGATCACGCACGCGCACGAGCCGCCGCTGTCCGCCGACGAGATGATCGCCACCAGCGGGCTGCCGCGCAGCCGCGCCTGTTTCGTCGACCTCGCCCCGGAGATGGAGGACTGGACCCGCAAGGCTGCGGCCGAGGGAACCCGGGTGTTCGCCGACACCGGCTGGGACCCCACCGAGCAGTGGTCGCAGGAGCTGCTGGAACGCCTCAGCTCCTGCTACGCGTTCATGCCCAACACGCCGGAGGCGCTCGCCTACACCCGCACCGACACACCCGAGGCCGCCCTCGCCAAGCTCGGCGACCTGGTCCCGGTGGCGGTCGTGACCCGCGGCAGCAAGGGCGCGCTGGCCGTCGACAACGAGACCGGGGAACACGCCGACGTGCCCGCGCTTCCGGTGGAGGCCATGGACGCGACCGGTGCCGGCGACGTCTTCGCGGCGGGGTTCGTCACCTCCACGCTGGCCGGCTGGCCGTTGCTGCACCGGCTGCGGTTCGCCAACCTGTGTGCCGCCCTGTCCGTACAGCACTTCGGTGGCTCGCTGTCGGCGCCGGGCTGGGCCGACATCGCCGGCTGGTGGCAGGTGGCCAAGCGGGTGCCGGGTCTCGGTGACGTCGCCAAGGACTACGCGTTCCTCGACGAGGTGGTGCCGCACGACCCGGTCGGCGCGGTGCGCCGGGCCAGCGCGACGATCGGTTTCCAGACCGACGGAGTCGAGCCGTAGGCCGAACCCCACCGCCGTAGGCCGAACCCCAAGGCCTTGGGCCGAGCCGGAATACGAGTGCCCGCCGGGCGGTGGACCGGCGGGCAGACGTTCGTGACCGGCCTCAGCAGTTGGTCGCGCCGCTGCCGCCCCCGCCCCAGCGGCAGGTGTCCTGGGTCGCGCCCGAGTTCGAACGCAACGTGGCCGTGTCGCCGGTGTTGTTCCAGATGTAGGCACGCGAACCCCAGTAGCGGTGGCTCGCGGTGTCGGTACCCCGCCCGGTGTGCAGGGTGACCGAGCTGCCTCGCTGCAGCGTGAAGCTGCCGAAGGTGTACACGTGGCGCTGCGCGTCGCGCACCGTCCACCCCCGCAGGTTGACCGAGGTCGTGCCGATGTTGCGGACCACGACGTACTCGGCGTTCAGGCTCTTGTTGCTTCGGTCGTCGGTGCCCGGTGAGTCGTACTGGATCCGACCGAACCGAATGACGGTGCCCGCCTCCGCGCTGCCCACGAACGGCCCTGGCGCGCTCAGCACCGCCACGCCCGTCATCGCCACACTCAGCGCCGCCGCGCAGGCGGCCACGGTCGACCGAAGTCGCATTGGATCGTCCCCCCATTGGACATGCCGGCGCCTCGCGCCGGTGAGAAGTACCCACGAAGCTCGTACGGAAGAGACCGCGGGATCGCGTCGAACCGACCTGTGCCGGTTCGAACCACATCCTGGGGCGGCGACGACAAAGGAACGTCAACTCCGGCCTGCGGACCGATTCGGGTGGCGGCGAACCTGTCGTGTGGCCGTCGGATCGTGGGGGACGGTGAACGCGACGACGCGGTGGTGACGACCACCAAGTCGTCACCACCGCGTCCGTACGCCGCGTGGAGTGCCGCCCGTGACGGCGGCCACCTCCTACCGCGGCAGCTGAGCCTTCAGTCGTTCTTAAACTCACGTCAGCCGGCGGAGTTGCGCTTGACCCACCCCCACGCAGCCGTGGCGAGGAACAGCACAAGCGCGACGAAGCCCAACCACAGCAGGCCCTTGACCAGGAAGCCGAGGATGCTGAGTACCAGCCAGACGATCGCGATGATCAGCAGGATCCGAAGCATGGTCACCTCCTGCGGCACACCCTACGCCCGGCAGCGGGCCCGAGCGCCGCGGCGACATCCCTGAGCCGACCCCCATTCCTCCCTGAGAAGGACCGGTCAGGAGGTCTCGATCCGGCTGGACCTCGCCCACAGGTTGATCCCCGCCTCCACCGCGTGCTGGTCGATCTCGTCCAGCTCGGCTTCGGTGAAGTCGAGCCGGTTCAGCGCGGCCACGTTGTCCTCGAGCTGACCGATACTGCTCGCGCCGACGAGGACCGACGTCATCCGCGGATCGCGCAGCGCCCAGGCCAACGCCATCTGGGCCAGGGACTGGCCCCGGCGCTGCGCGATCGCGTTTAGGGCGCGGATGTGGCCGAGGTTCTTCTCCGACAGCTGGTCCGGCGACAGCGACTTGCCCAGCGAGGCCCGTGAGCCCTCCGGGATGCCGTTGAGGTACTTGTCGGTGAGCATCCCCTGCGCCAGCGGAGAGAACGCGATGCAGCCCGACCCCGTCTCCTCCAGTGCGTCCAGCAGCGCCTCCTCGATCCAGCGGTTGAGCATGCTGTACGACGGCTGGTGGATGAGCAGCGGCGTGCCGAGGTCCTTGAGGATTGCCGCCGCCCGGCGGGTGTCCTCCGGAGAGTACGACGAGATCCCGGCGTACAGCGCCTTGCCCTGGCGCACCGCGGTGTCCAGCGCGCCCATCGTCTCCTCCAGCGGAGTGTCCGGGTCGAACCGGTGGGAGTAGAAGACGTCGACGTAGTCCAGGCCCATCCGCGAAAGGCTCTGGTCGAGGCTGGCGAGGAGGTACTTGCGTGATCCCCACTCGCCGTACGGGCCCGGCCACATGAGGTAGCCCGCCTTGGTGGAGATGACGAGTTCGTCGCGATAGGGCGTGAAGTCCTGGGCGAACAGCTTGCCGAAGTTGAGTTCGGCCGACCCCGCAGGCGGGCCGTAGTTGTTGGCCAGGTCGAAGTGGTTGATCCCGAGGTCGAAAGCCCGCCTGAGGATGCCCCGCTGCCGTTCCAGCGGCACGTCGTCACCGAAGTTGTGCCACAGGCCAAGTGAGACGGCGGGCAGGTGCAGGCCGCTGGCCCCGGAGCGGCGGTATTGCATCGTGTCGTAACGGTCGTCGGCAGCGTTGTATCCCATGTCTGCGGAGTCTTCCACGCCCGCCTGACGGGCCGACGGCGAGCTACCGATGGTGGTCACCGCACCTCCTATGCTGGGGGCGACCCTGACCCACCCGGTACGAACCATCACGATCCAGCACGACCATCTCGACCTGGACGGGGGACGACCATGCTCCTGGCGGAGGATCTGCTGCTGTTGCTCGTGGACGACAGCACCGGACGGCCGGTGACCGACGGCACCAAACTCGACCACGCACTCGCGGGTGCGGTGCTCCTCGAGCTGACGCTGCGGGGGAAGGTCGACGTCGCCGGTCCGGGCGAGGACGTGCGCAAGGGCCGTCTGGTCGTGCGCGACGAGAGCCCGACCGGCGAGCCGGTCCTCGACCAGGGCCTGTCGATCCTGGACGCCCGGGAGGGCAGCAAGCCGGCGAACGTTCTCGGCAGACTCGCCAAGGGCCTGCGGGACCGACTGCTGGCCGGCCTCGCCGACCGTGGCGTCCTCCGGCAGGAGAAGGGCAGGGTGCTCGGGATCTTCCCCACCACGCGCTGGCCCGCCGAGGACTCCTCGCACGAGAACTCCCTGCGCGTCACGCTGTCGGATGTGCTGGTCCAAGGCCGCACCCCGGACGCCCGGACCGGTGCGCTGGTGTCGCTGCTGGCGGCGATCGACGTCGTGCCGAAGGTTGTCGACGCCCCCGACCGGCGCGCGGTCCGGCGGCGGGCCAGGGAGATCTCCGAAGGTGCCTGGGCCGCGGACGCGGTGAAGAAGGCGGTCGCGGCGGTGAACGCAGCCACGATGGCGGCCGTCAGCGCCGCCACCACCGCCGCCGCCTCCTCGACGGCGACGAACTGAGGGACCGCCGATGGCGCCGGGCTCCCTGCGGGTAGGACCGCTCGACCTCGACCCGGGCGAGCTGACCTGGCGGTTCTCGCGGGCCGGAGGTCCCGGCGGTCAGGGCGTCAACACCACCGACTCCCGGGCGAGCGTGTCGTTCGACCTCACGCGGTCACCGGCGCTGAGCGAGGCGGCTCGGGAGCGGGCCACGGCCCGGCTCGGTGACCGGCTGGTGGACGGCGTACTCACCGTCACGGCGTCCGAGCATCGGTCCCAGCTGGCGAACCGGCGCGCGGCGCTGGCCAGGCTGGGGATGTTGCTGGAGCAGGCCCTCGCGCCCCCACCCAAGGCACGCCGGCGTACCCGCCCGTCGCGAGGCTCGGTGGAGCGCCGGCTGTCGTCGAAGAAGCGGCAGGGCGACGTCAAGCGGATGCGCCGCCGGCCGGACTACTGACGCCCCGCCCGGCACCGGTGCCGTCCGCGCCCGGCCGGCGGCTCGGGGTCAGCCGCGCCGGCGGGGACGCAGTTTGCGTACGGCGTCCGGCACCCGCGCGGGCAGTCCCTTGGGCAGTCGCGACGTCGGTTCCTCACCGGGCCGGACGCGTCGGTTGAGGTCGGCGTGCTCGAGCAGCTCGGGCAGTGGCCGGTCGACTCCCGGGTAGGCCGCGATCGGCGACTCCCCCGCGAACACCACCCACACCTGCTCGCCGCGGTGGAAGACCCGGAGCACCGAGCCGTCGACGACGGTCCCGGCGTGCTTCAGTGCCTGGCGGCGGTTGCCCTGGCGGGCGAGCGCGTTGGTGACGGCGCGCTGGGCGGGCTCGCGTCCGTGCTTGACCGCCTCGTAGGCCAGCGGGCCGTACTTCACGGCGTAGTTGATCACGCTCCTGCTGAGCTTTCCCTTGCCGGCCACGTGGCCCACCTCCGATGATCGGCTACGGTCAGTGTCCCACGGCGGGCCGCCTCAGTCCTGCGCCTGCGCCCTGCCCGCGAGCGCCTCCACCATCGTCTCGGTGAACCGGCCGGCGAGGGTGCCGCCGGGGTCGAGGTCGGGGTCGAAGACCGTGACGTCCACGCCCCGGCAGCGCGGATCGGCCAGCATGGGGCCGAGCAGCGCGGCGAGCTCTGAGTGTTCCAGCCCGCCCGGGCAGGGTGAGTCGACCGCCGGCATCACCAGCGGGTCGAGGACGTCGGCGTCCACGTGCACCCAGAACCCGTCGAGTTCGCGCAGGTAGCGCACCGTCTGACTGGCGATCCGGCGGGCCCCTTCGGCCCGGATGGCGAGGGCGGTCCGGACGGGGACACCGAGATCGGCCAGCTCGGTGAGGTGGACGTCGTTGTCGCGGATGCCGAGCACCACGGTGTCCCGGTCGCGGACGTACGGCGCCAGGCCGTCGATGTCGGCCAGGTCGTCCTGGCCCCGCCCGGTCACCAGGGCGAGGTCCTCCCCCGCCGCGGCCCCGACGTAGTCCGCGCCGTCGCCCAGGTGGCGGAAGTCGGAGTGGCCGTCGACGAACACCAGGCCGTGCCGACCGTGCCGGCGCAGGGCGAGCGCGGGGCCGAGCAGGATGCTGCAGTCTCCGCCGAGCACGACGAGGAAGTCGCCGTCAGCCAGGCACACGCTCACCCGGTCGGCCAGGCGGCAGGTGAAGTCGGCGATGGCCGCGGCGTTGATCACTCCGTCGCCGGGCTTCCAGCCGGTGACGTCGTAGCGCGGGGCAACGACGCAGCCGACGTCGACGGCGCGGCTGCGGGCCACCAGCCCGTTGTCACGCAGGGCGCCGGCCAGCTTGTAGCAACCGGGCACGACACCGGGCGAGGGCATCGCCAGACCGAGGTTGGACGGCGCGTCCAGGACACAGATCCTGCCCATGGCGCGATCGTAACCGTCCGGCGGCGCTGTCAAGGTCGCCTTGCGTTCGAACGCCGACGGAGGTCGCGGCCCCGTCCGGCGGTCCGCCGGCCGGCGTGCGAGGCTGAGGTGTGCCCGACCGCCGACCACCCGCCCGGACCCGGCGTGCCACCAACCGCGGCCCGGCCGGCTCCGCACAGTCCACCAGATCCGCCAGGTCAGCCGTGCCCGCCGGAACCCACCCCATCGACACCGGCGAGGTAACCCTCACCGCCGACCCGGGCGACCCGGGTGGATGGTTCGTGATCGTCAACGGCGTCCCGAGCTCCTACGTCCATCTCGGCGACCCGACCCGGCTGGACTTCGAGTACGTCCGCTGGACCGGTGACATCCTCGACCACCTGCCGCCGGGTCCCCTGCGGGTCGCGCACCTCGGCGGCGCAGGATGCACCCTCGCCCGTTATGTCGCCGCCACCAGGCCCGGGTCGCGGCAGGTGGTGTTCGAGATCGACGGCGCCCTGGTCGACCTGGTGCGGGAGGGCTTCGGGCTGGTACGCGACCGCGGCATCCGGGTGCGTACCGGCGACGCCCGAGCAGGGCTGGCGTCCCTGCGCGAAGGCTCCCAGGACGTGGTGATCCGGGACGCGTTCACCGGCAACCGGGTGCCCGGCCACCTGACCACGTGCGAGTTCGCACACGAACTGGTGCGGGTGCTGGACTCTTCGGGCGTGTACATCGCCAACGTCGCCGACCGCACCGAGCAACGGCACGCCCGCGCCGAGGCGGCCACCCTGCGGGAGGTGTTCGCGCACGTGGCGCTGATCGCCGAGCCGTCGCAGCTGCGCGGACGAAGGTACGGCAACGTGCTGCTGCTCGCCTCCAACACCGACCTGCCACTCGACGGGCTCACCCGCCGGCTGGCGTCGGGCGCTGTGCGCGCCCGGCTGGTGCTGCCGGACCGGGTGGCCGAACTCGTGGCCGGTCTGCGGCCACTGCGCGATCCTGACGAACCTGGCAAGATCCCCATGAGCGGCCTCGCCGAGGGGGAGGCCGCCGAGGGCGTGCAACCGCACGAGTGAACGGAGGACACGTCGGCATGATCCAACCGGACGTTCGGCTGCGTACGGTCGAGGACGCCGACCTGGCGTACTTCTTCGTGCACATGCAGGATCCCGCGGCGATCCAGATGGCGGCGTTCACCCCGGCCGACCCCAGCGACCGCGACGCGTTCGACGCACGCTGGCAGCGCATCCGGACCCATCCGACCGGCACCGTGCGGACGGTCCTCACCGACGGGCAGGTCGCGGGGCACGTGGCGAGCTTCGACTACGCCGGCAACACCGAGGTCACGTACTGGCTCGGCCGCGAACACTGGGGCCGCGGCATCGCGACCCGGGCGCTGCGGGAGCTCCTCGCGGAGGTGACGACCCGGCCGCTGCACGCCCGTGCGGTGCAGGACAACGCCGCCTCCCTGCGGGTGCTGGAGCGGTGCGGCTTCCGGGTGTGTGGCGAGGACCG encodes:
- a CDS encoding carbohydrate kinase family protein produces the protein MDTAEGRPGPDAATHPTGPNDPTIPWELGRVVGRGPAHDPLAAVRRPDDPPFDVFLSGTVFLDIIFTGLAGPPTSGTEIYTDGMGCSPGGVANLAIALSRLGLRTSLAAAFGHDVYGAFCRRTLEQQEDVDLTASREFPHWHSPVTVSLAYQADRSLITHAHEPPLSADEMIATSGLPRSRACFVDLAPEMEDWTRKAAAEGTRVFADTGWDPTEQWSQELLERLSSCYAFMPNTPEALAYTRTDTPEAALAKLGDLVPVAVVTRGSKGALAVDNETGEHADVPALPVEAMDATGAGDVFAAGFVTSTLAGWPLLHRLRFANLCAALSVQHFGGSLSAPGWADIAGWWQVAKRVPGLGDVAKDYAFLDEVVPHDPVGAVRRASATIGFQTDGVEP
- a CDS encoding lamin tail domain-containing protein, which gives rise to MRLRSTVAACAAALSVAMTGVAVLSAPGPFVGSAEAGTVIRFGRIQYDSPGTDDRSNKSLNAEYVVVRNIGTTSVNLRGWTVRDAQRHVYTFGSFTLQRGSSVTLHTGRGTDTASHRYWGSRAYIWNNTGDTATLRSNSGATQDTCRWGGGGSGATNC
- the mgrA gene encoding L-glyceraldehyde 3-phosphate reductase, with protein sequence MGYNAADDRYDTMQYRRSGASGLHLPAVSLGLWHNFGDDVPLERQRGILRRAFDLGINHFDLANNYGPPAGSAELNFGKLFAQDFTPYRDELVISTKAGYLMWPGPYGEWGSRKYLLASLDQSLSRMGLDYVDVFYSHRFDPDTPLEETMGALDTAVRQGKALYAGISSYSPEDTRRAAAILKDLGTPLLIHQPSYSMLNRWIEEALLDALEETGSGCIAFSPLAQGMLTDKYLNGIPEGSRASLGKSLSPDQLSEKNLGHIRALNAIAQRRGQSLAQMALAWALRDPRMTSVLVGASSIGQLEDNVAALNRLDFTEAELDEIDQHAVEAGINLWARSSRIETS
- a CDS encoding GOLPH3/VPS74 family protein yields the protein MLLAEDLLLLLVDDSTGRPVTDGTKLDHALAGAVLLELTLRGKVDVAGPGEDVRKGRLVVRDESPTGEPVLDQGLSILDAREGSKPANVLGRLAKGLRDRLLAGLADRGVLRQEKGRVLGIFPTTRWPAEDSSHENSLRVTLSDVLVQGRTPDARTGALVSLLAAIDVVPKVVDAPDRRAVRRRAREISEGAWAADAVKKAVAAVNAATMAAVSAATTAAASSTATN
- the arfB gene encoding alternative ribosome rescue aminoacyl-tRNA hydrolase ArfB is translated as MAPGSLRVGPLDLDPGELTWRFSRAGGPGGQGVNTTDSRASVSFDLTRSPALSEAARERATARLGDRLVDGVLTVTASEHRSQLANRRAALARLGMLLEQALAPPPKARRRTRPSRGSVERRLSSKKRQGDVKRMRRRPDY
- a CDS encoding arginase family protein; its protein translation is MGRICVLDAPSNLGLAMPSPGVVPGCYKLAGALRDNGLVARSRAVDVGCVVAPRYDVTGWKPGDGVINAAAIADFTCRLADRVSVCLADGDFLVVLGGDCSILLGPALALRRHGRHGLVFVDGHSDFRHLGDGADYVGAAAGEDLALVTGRGQDDLADIDGLAPYVRDRDTVVLGIRDNDVHLTELADLGVPVRTALAIRAEGARRIASQTVRYLRELDGFWVHVDADVLDPLVMPAVDSPCPGGLEHSELAALLGPMLADPRCRGVDVTVFDPDLDPGGTLAGRFTETMVEALAGRAQAQD
- a CDS encoding spermidine synthase — encoded protein: MPAGTHPIDTGEVTLTADPGDPGGWFVIVNGVPSSYVHLGDPTRLDFEYVRWTGDILDHLPPGPLRVAHLGGAGCTLARYVAATRPGSRQVVFEIDGALVDLVREGFGLVRDRGIRVRTGDARAGLASLREGSQDVVIRDAFTGNRVPGHLTTCEFAHELVRVLDSSGVYIANVADRTEQRHARAEAATLREVFAHVALIAEPSQLRGRRYGNVLLLASNTDLPLDGLTRRLASGAVRARLVLPDRVAELVAGLRPLRDPDEPGKIPMSGLAEGEAAEGVQPHE
- a CDS encoding GNAT family N-acetyltransferase codes for the protein MIQPDVRLRTVEDADLAYFFVHMQDPAAIQMAAFTPADPSDRDAFDARWQRIRTHPTGTVRTVLTDGQVAGHVASFDYAGNTEVTYWLGREHWGRGIATRALRELLAEVTTRPLHARAVQDNAASLRVLERCGFRVCGEDRGFANGRAAEVAEYVLVLDA